In Pirellulales bacterium, the genomic stretch GTGGTAGGCGATGGCGGATCGTTCCCGCTCAAAATCTGCCGGGTACATCGACGGCCGCTCGGCTTCCAGGGAAGTGAGTTGCTTTTCCAGCTTGTCGATTTTGGTTTCGTGCTGCTGTAGATCATCGCTGAAATGTTGGAAGGCACGTCGGGCTGTGGCAACGGCTGAGGCTTTGCGCTCGATGTCGTCTGTCACCGCGACAAGTTCGGCCGCAATGCGGTTGCCGGCTTCCGTGAGCTTGACCCAAGTAGTACGGCCCTCGTTCTCCATTGCACGTTCGCGGATCAGCAGGCCACGGTGTTCCATGCGGTCCAGGGTGGTTGTGAATTCTGCCCGCTCATCTTGGGTCAGGGGCCGGCCCAGCCAGTTCGTTCCGATCCGGCTCCAAGAGACCCAACCATCTTTGGCCCGTTCATGCCGATCATTGAGCTTTGACCCGCCACTATCCCGGCGGTGCGAACCTTCCCCGCTGACCGCCAGACTGCGGGCGGTGCGGTAGACGTTGCAGAGGATGAATTCGCGGGTGTTCATGGGGCGTTAGTTCACAGCCGGGCGGGTTGGTTTTGAAAATTTTCAAGCAAAAGGAATCGTTTTACAAAATTTGATTGTTCCCGTGGACACAGCCGGCCGGGCCGGCGGCCGGGAGGACCCGCGAAGCGGTAGCCAGTTCTCCCGCCGGACTGCCAGCGGGCTTATGGGTGGACAGGCATCGTGTCCATTTCGTGAAATTTATTAGGATTGAAAATCTTCACTTTCGATGGCTTGCTCTATCGCAGCCGCGAATTGTTCCGCTGCTTGCTTTGCTTCGTCGATGTCTTCGTAGGGAGTTCGGAGTTTGAGAGTGACGGAGTAGCAACCGTCGTGCTGACGGTCTTCGTTGACAAACGCAGTCACGTCGGATGTAGTCGCCACGTAGCCATCGCCTTTTCGCAATCGTCTCCAGTTCATAGGTCACCTCGTTACACGTTTGAGAAACTTTGGGAATGCCCTGCGGAGATAACATTGCTCCAGGTGAACATCGGTTAGGTCTTTGCCGGTGGGGAGCGGCAAGCGAATTCCGTGAGGCAGAAAAGACAACAGCCGGGCCGTGGCTTTGTTGCCGGCGGTGTCACTATCGAAAGCAAAGATGAGCAATGGACAGAGCGATAATGCGGCAACCGTGTCCAGCGAAGCATCGGATGCACTGCCACACGTTACGGCTTGCACAAGCTGGCCGGCTTCCTGATTGGCCAGCAGCGTGTCGAACTCCCCTTCACACAACAGCACGGGCCGGGCAGGATCGAGAGAGACATCGGGGTAGAGTGTTCCCTTGCGGCTGCCACGTTCACACTTGTATTTCGGCGGCCAATCGAAACGACGACAGTTGACGGCCCGCAGTTTGCCATGATGAAACCACGGAATGGTGATTTGGAAGATGCCGGGAGGATCGACACCTAAGCCCAGCCGTGCGGCTTTGATCGTGGCGTTGCTCAATCCACGGCTACGGAGATAGTTCAAGTGGTCAGGATCATTCCACAGCGAACGCTCACAGCGGCGGACCATCCGTAGGTGTTGCCGTCGCCAAGCATCGTCGGGAGGTGACTGGCAAGCGGCCAAGCCGTGGGGTGGTGAAAAACATGGCGTCTTGTCATCTTGGCATCTTGAAATATGACTGTTTTCATTCCCTAAGAGAGAAGAGATATATTCTCTGGCTGTGTGGTAGGAAAAATCAGGATGTAGTTTTCTGATGAAGTCGATTGCGTCTCCCCACTCACCACAACCAAAACACTTCCACCGTTCCCGGTCTCCGAAAGGAGGAAGGATACAAAGGGAAGGATTACTGTCCGTGTGGAAGGGACACGTCCACCACGGCCGGGCATCGTGATTGCTTTCCGGTGGGCCAAGTTCAGATTGAATGATGGGAAGTAAGCTCATTTTTATCTCATGGGAAGACGACAAGACGACAAGGCGCCTTGATTTACCCCACCCTGTCATTTGTCGCCTTGGTTCCGTTTCAATTGCCAAAACCACTTGCTACCCTGTTTGTCAGGTCTCACTCCCAATCTCCCAGTGACTACCCGCTGCAGCGTTCGCCCTGAGAATCCATGTTGCTCGCCTTCGTCGATAATCGGCTTGGAATGATGCGGCTTGCCATCGCTTAACTTGTCACGCAGGAAGGCAGCGGCTTTGTCCTGCTGTGTTTCCCGGTGGGGACGTTGTGGGGCTTCACCGAATTGCAAGCCGGTATCCGTGATACAAAAGCCCATCGGCTTCGGCTTACTCCCCAAGTTTTCTTTCACCACGGAGACACGGCGAAACGGGCTGTCCGGGTCCGGCTTGTCGATGCCAATGGCCGAACGCATCATGGCGTGGATAGCATTGCTACCGCGTGAAGCGTTGGCGGTGATGTCTTCCCCGATTTGCAGTTTGCGGCTGTGGTGAACGACGGTAATGGCCGTATTAGTCCGCTCGGCAATCTGTGCTAACGGTTGCAAGGCTTGAGCCACACGGCTGCAATTCTCATCGTGTCCGTGAGCAGTTCGCAGAGCGTCAATCACAACCAAGTGAATGCTTTTGGAACCGATGAGCAATTCGATACGGCGGAGGTGGTCAGGGTTTGTAATGCAAATTGGTTGGAAGATGTCGGGGAAGGGAAGCAAGATTCGCTTGGGTGGCAGGCCCCAGCGTTTGATCCGCTCCACTGTTTCACCTGTCTTCCCTTCCGTGTCGCACCACAGAACGTTGTGGGGCTTGCGGGGGCCTAGCTGCCCATCCGGCCATTTGCAGCCCGTGGTGACGGCGTTGATGATGCCACCCAACACGAAAGCACTTTTACCGTCTCCCGGCTCTCCGAAAACTTCGCAGCACATACTGTAGGGAATCCAACCCCGCCACAGCCAGCGGACACCCTGTACACTTTTCATCGCTTCCGACATATCGACGGTCTCCGTGGGACACGGGGAATTTGGTTGGCAATTGGTTAGGTGAAGGTTGAACGTCTTCCGCTGAATTTCCGTGAGGGATTCTGTGAAGCGGTCGATACGTTGTTGCCGCTTCTTAGGAATCACACGCTCCAGGGCATCCAAAAACTTTCGCTGTTCGGGCGGCAGAGTTTCCACAACACCGTTGACGGAATCCCCATGAGATAACTGCTTGATGAACCAAGCGAATTGCGGATCGTCGTACATTGGCAACTGCGTGCAACGGATCGGAACAATGTCCGTGCCTTGCTTTTGCTTCCGCATGGCAGCAACGAATTGCTGCGTGCTGGGTGGTTGCCGCGTTGATTTGTGCTTTGTAGAATTGGGCATGTTGATTTATCACCGTGAGCCGCTTTCCTTTGCCGGGGGCGGCTTGCGGTGTTTAACGGGGCTTACCAGCCGGCCTTCTCCAATTCAAAGTTGGCAGTATCGGTTGCCCGTTGCCGCTGCTTAGACGTGCGGCTGGTTGGCTGCTCACCATTGCGAGCTGCGGTTGTAGCGGCTGCGAACCGCTCCAGGGCTTCTTTTGACGTGTAGCGGCGGCCGCCGATTACGACGGTCTCCAATCGAACGCCGCGACATCCACGTTGATACCAACGCCAGAGCGTGCTGACGTTAACCTTGCCCGGCAAAGAGCGGGCGGCTTGGGATGGTGTGAGCAATTGCTCGGCAGAAATGTCGATCATGGTAGTGCCTTGCAGAGTGTGTTAAACATCTACAAAGCACTCTAATTACTTGAGCAGGGAAGAAAATTGCACACGAGTGAACAGGCAGTGTGCAGTTTTTCTGAGCGAAGATTTGCCTAGTTTGGCTTAATGGCCCGTGGTCGTCCGTGTTGCCGTTTGGGAATCTTTGGCAACTTGTTGCGGTTAGCGTATCGAATAGCCGCCTGCTTCGCGGCATTGGATGACCCGAGCGGTTCCCAGTTTTGGTGTTCGTTCACAATCCTGCGAATTTCTTTATAGGTAGTTCCATCACAGCACTTTTCATAGCAGAACTTATCGCGGGCATCGTTAAGGTTCACTGGCGCCTGTCGGGCGTTGCGGCGAAGATATCCTTGGATGAGTGCCAGTGCGTCGTCAGGTGTAATATCTTGCTCCAAAGCAAGGTGGTGGTCTGCCGTGGCTTCGTGAATTAATTCGATCCATTCCCGCCGGGTGGTCGGATACATTCTTCCCCATTTTTGTTCCCAGTCGGCACGATCAGACTTAATGCCCTCGCAGATTTCAGCGAGCCACCGTTCCAATTCAGGGGAAAGCGGTGTCTGCTCGGGCAAATGCTTGAACTTCTTGCTGGCAATGATGCTAGAGGCAGTCATAGTACACCTACTTGTTATGTGAAATTTATTAGCTTTTGAAAAACAATCAAGTGTCAACCTACCCTGCCGATAACCTCTAAAGCTTTGCCGTGGTCAAGTTCCGCATAAACTTCAGTGATTGCCGCCGAACGATGGCCCAGCACGATACGGGCCACGTCCAGACCAAATTCTTTGCGGAGATTCGTGGCTGCATTGTGCCTGAGCCGATGGGGACTCCAGCGGTGGGCTTTTCGCCATTGGCGGGTTTCATCTTCGGTTGCATCTTTGGGTGCCGGGAAAGCCTTATCGCAGCCACGGGCAATTGCTCTAGCGTAGGAGTGGACGGAATACTTATTGCCTGGTGTCCACCTTGGTTTGCGTTGTCGATTCGTCCCCGGACGGTTGCCACACGATAGAGCCGTTATTCGTTGGGTATGCCGGATGGCTCGAAACTGCTGCACGGCTTCGGCTGGCGAAAACAGGAACGCCGTCAGGTCTGTTTTCAGAAACGGACGCAGTATCGCTTGGGCACGGGGGCCAATGTAGATCGTGCGACGATGGCCCCGGTGGGCAGTTTTGTGCCTTTCGGGAGTATAGGTCCAAATCCGGCCGCTCGTATCCAAGTCGCCCGTCCGCATGATGAGCAATTCACCTGGACGGGCAGCAGTCAGCAATTGCAAGTTGATGAGTGCGGCGACGGTGGGCGGAACATGATCTAACACGCCATCGACAAATGCTTGTGGCACGGGTTTCACTGGGTCCGATTCTTTTGCACCGCTCCGGCCGATCCGCAATCCAGCGACGGTTTGCAATCCGTGATACACGCTGGCTGGGATTAGCTCTTGTGACCCTGACCATTTGAACATGAGCTTGATTCGCCCGATGTCACGGTTGATGCTTGTGCGGCAGTAGCCTTTGTCGATGAGAGACCCACGCACGGCTTGCAGAGCCAGAGGGCCAAAGTCTTTGGCTGCAGTATCGCCATAAAGCAATCGCAGCAGACGGCACGCCTTGCGGATGTTATCGACTTCGCAGGTCTGCTGACCGTCCGGGCCACGATAGTACGATTCAGCGTAACGCCTGAACCGCTGGATAACCTCAGCCACAGTCAATTCGGCGTTGTCCGCCGGACTGCCGCCGGTTGCCGCCCACTCGGCGATAAGCCGTTTGTACTCCTGCCGGCTGGCTGCTGAATTGTGCCGGCCAAGATAGCGGTCTCGGCCATTGATTGTGGCAACGGCCTGCCCGGTGGGCTTGTGAAGGCGATACGACGGAACGCGGGGAAAAGTAACGGTGGACATCGTGCGGACCTCCTATGTGGGCCGATTCCGGTAGACTACCGGATTGTTCGGAACCAACAGGCCGCACTAACGAACGCCGTTAGGTATCCTAATTCCAGGATTCAGCACAACTTACAACTAGCTCCCCGAGTAGGACTTGAACCTACGACCCAGCGGTTAACAGCCGCTTGCTCTACCAACTGAGCTATCGGGGAAAAACTGACGCTATCTACTAATCCGCTCCCCCGTCCCAGCGGTTAATCCCGGCGCGCCGGGACTTGCTCTACCACCTGAGCTATCGGGGAATGATTTTTTAATGTAATCAAAGACCCGCGAACCGACAAGCAGTCCACCCCTATGCTACAATGCGGGAATGAAAGCCTTGGGCGGCATTCTGTTTATCGCAGGATTGATCGGGCTGCTGGCAAGCATTGCGCCCAGTCTCCATGCTTTTGGAGTAGAGAAAATCAACCACGTTGCCGTAATGCTTATTTCTTTCCTGGCGATGGTGATTAGCTTGGGCCTGCTTTTCCCTGGGAGAGGAGACAAGTGAATCGAACAGCACGGCGTCATTTTCCTGCGTTGTAGCCCAGCTACGCACTCTTAGGACACTATCGCCCCATACGTTAGAATGCGAGAATGAGTACGATTTTGGCTCCTCTCCGTCGTCTGCCCATTTGGTTCTGGTTACTTGCTTTTGTAGCGACGTTCGTAGCGCTGTTAATATGATCTAGCGCACGCCTAAATCTCGCTCCACTTCCTGCGATTGCTCGCTCACGCCGGCTAAATTGCCCGGCTGGCCCGCCGGACGCAGGTTTTCGCCCCAGTGGGCAAACTCATCGTGAAAGCCATCTCCCATCCAATTGACGCTGCCGCAGCCCGAGTTGAACACGACGGCAATCCCCAAGGCCGCGCTTAGCCACGCAAGCCATAACCCATCGGCGATGAACCGTCGAGCAGCGCCTATGAACATGGACTGTTCCCACGAATTTTGACAGCGAAAAGAAGTGAAGAAAGGGACAAAACTCTCTCAAAATCCTATAATTGCGTCCAGATCATTTACGACCTTTGAAATTGCCGCAAATTGACGCTGGCTGAGCGAAATTTGCGTGGCCGCGAGACATAATTCAAGTGAACACCGACCACAGACCACTCTATCCGCCATGCTTGATCTGCTTGTT encodes the following:
- a CDS encoding toprim domain-containing protein, translated to MNYLRSRGLSNATIKAARLGLGVDPPGIFQITIPWFHHGKLRAVNCRRFDWPPKYKCERGSRKGTLYPDVSLDPARPVLLCEGEFDTLLANQEAGQLVQAVTCGSASDASLDTVAALSLCPLLIFAFDSDTAGNKATARLLSFLPHGIRLPLPTGKDLTDVHLEQCYLRRAFPKFLKRVTR
- a CDS encoding site-specific integrase, with the translated sequence MSTVTFPRVPSYRLHKPTGQAVATINGRDRYLGRHNSAASRQEYKRLIAEWAATGGSPADNAELTVAEVIQRFRRYAESYYRGPDGQQTCEVDNIRKACRLLRLLYGDTAAKDFGPLALQAVRGSLIDKGYCRTSINRDIGRIKLMFKWSGSQELIPASVYHGLQTVAGLRIGRSGAKESDPVKPVPQAFVDGVLDHVPPTVAALINLQLLTAARPGELLIMRTGDLDTSGRIWTYTPERHKTAHRGHRRTIYIGPRAQAILRPFLKTDLTAFLFSPAEAVQQFRAIRHTQRITALSCGNRPGTNRQRKPRWTPGNKYSVHSYARAIARGCDKAFPAPKDATEDETRQWRKAHRWSPHRLRHNAATNLRKEFGLDVARIVLGHRSAAITEVYAELDHGKALEVIGRVG
- a CDS encoding AAA family ATPase gives rise to the protein MPNSTKHKSTRQPPSTQQFVAAMRKQKQGTDIVPIRCTQLPMYDDPQFAWFIKQLSHGDSVNGVVETLPPEQRKFLDALERVIPKKRQQRIDRFTESLTEIQRKTFNLHLTNCQPNSPCPTETVDMSEAMKSVQGVRWLWRGWIPYSMCCEVFGEPGDGKSAFVLGGIINAVTTGCKWPDGQLGPRKPHNVLWCDTEGKTGETVERIKRWGLPPKRILLPFPDIFQPICITNPDHLRRIELLIGSKSIHLVVIDALRTAHGHDENCSRVAQALQPLAQIAERTNTAITVVHHSRKLQIGEDITANASRGSNAIHAMMRSAIGIDKPDPDSPFRRVSVVKENLGSKPKPMGFCITDTGLQFGEAPQRPHRETQQDKAAAFLRDKLSDGKPHHSKPIIDEGEQHGFSGRTLQRVVTGRLGVRPDKQGSKWFWQLKRNQGDK
- a CDS encoding DUF1580 domain-containing protein; translation: MIDISAEQLLTPSQAARSLPGKVNVSTLWRWYQRGCRGVRLETVVIGGRRYTSKEALERFAAATTAARNGEQPTSRTSKQRQRATDTANFELEKAGW